A single genomic interval of Polaribacter vadi harbors:
- the rplU gene encoding 50S ribosomal protein L21: protein MYAIVEIAGQQFKVAKDQKVYVHRLQGEEGSKVTFDNVLLLDDAGSVTLGAPAIEGASVTAQILSHLKGDKVIVFKKKRRKGYQKKNGHRQYLSEIQIESIAGSGSLKAAKKEAPKAKAKKAAPKKSSKADDLKKIEGAGPKAAEALVNAGLDTFAKVAKTDAAKLSEILTEASSRLSHIVTDTWPKQAALAADGKWDELKELQDRLDGGIEK from the coding sequence ATGTACGCAATCGTAGAGATAGCAGGGCAGCAGTTTAAAGTAGCAAAAGACCAAAAAGTTTACGTTCATCGTTTACAAGGAGAAGAAGGATCAAAAGTAACTTTTGATAACGTTCTTTTACTTGATGACGCAGGAAGTGTAACTTTAGGCGCCCCAGCTATAGAAGGAGCATCAGTAACCGCTCAAATTTTAAGTCATTTAAAAGGTGATAAAGTAATCGTCTTTAAAAAGAAAAGAAGAAAAGGTTACCAAAAGAAAAATGGACACAGACAGTATTTAAGTGAGATTCAAATTGAATCTATTGCTGGTTCTGGTTCTTTAAAAGCTGCCAAAAAAGAAGCTCCAAAAGCTAAAGCAAAAAAAGCGGCTCCAAAAAAATCATCTAAAGCAGATGATTTAAAGAAAATTGAAGGTGCAGGACCTAAAGCTGCTGAAGCTTTGGTAAATGCAGGTTTAGATACTTTTGCAAAAGTAGCTAAAACAGATGCTGCTAAATTAAGCGAAATCTTAACAGAGGCAAGCTCAAGATTATCTCATATTGTTACAGATACTTGGCCAAAACAAGCTGCTTTAGCTGCTGATGGTAAGTGGGATGAATTAAAAGAATTACAAGATAGATTAGATGGTGGTATTGAAAAATAA
- the rpmA gene encoding 50S ribosomal protein L27, producing the protein MAHKKGVGSSKNGRESESKRLGVKIFGGQAAIAGNIIVRQRGTTHNPGENVYMGKDHTLHAKVDGVVEFRKKRNNRSYVSITPFEV; encoded by the coding sequence ATGGCACATAAAAAAGGTGTAGGTAGTTCGAAGAATGGTAGAGAATCAGAATCGAAAAGACTTGGTGTAAAAATATTTGGAGGACAAGCTGCAATTGCAGGAAATATAATTGTTCGTCAAAGAGGAACTACACACAATCCAGGAGAAAACGTTTACATGGGTAAAGATCATACTTTACATGCAAAAGTTGATGGAGTTGTTGAATTCCGTAAGAAAAGAAATAATAGATCTTATGTTTCTATAACTCCTTTTGAAGTTTAG
- a CDS encoding cation transporter produces MKFQKIIYSIAIACFVLTGCKEEVKEVKKENVSLAISGMTCEIGCAKTIQSKLSKKEGVIDAKVVFTDSIANIEFDANKTSKKELIAFVSGIAGGELYKASESSKKAHVCSDECKEKCDMKAEKMECKEDCTMACCKNNKA; encoded by the coding sequence ATGAAATTTCAAAAAATAATATACTCAATCGCAATTGCATGTTTTGTTTTAACTGGCTGTAAAGAAGAAGTAAAAGAAGTAAAAAAAGAAAATGTTTCTTTGGCCATTTCTGGAATGACTTGCGAAATTGGTTGTGCAAAAACGATTCAATCTAAACTATCTAAAAAAGAAGGTGTTATAGATGCTAAAGTTGTTTTTACTGATAGCATTGCCAACATAGAATTTGATGCAAATAAAACATCAAAAAAAGAATTAATTGCTTTTGTTAGCGGAATTGCTGGTGGAGAGCTTTACAAAGCTTCAGAAAGTTCAAAAAAAGCACATGTTTGTTCTGACGAGTGCAAAGAAAAATGCGATATGAAAGCAGAAAAAATGGAATGTAAAGAAGATTGTACTATGGCTTGTTGTAAAAATAATAAAGCTTAA
- a CDS encoding DMT family transporter, with protein sequence MNLQQKKWLYLGMLSLVWGSSFILMKKALIGLTPIQVGALRMVIAAIFLMLIGFKSLKQIQKRHYKFIILTSFLSTFFPVFLFAYAVNGIDSSIASILNSLTPFNTLIFGALIFGYTFKKQQLIGIFIGLIGTVLLILNGANLNPDQNYWFAILVVLASFGYALNVNIVKKYLHDISALSIVTGNFLVLIIPAFVVLLSTDFFSTFQPTETRLTALGYITILAIFGTGIAKIFYNKMVHLASPVFASSVTYLIPIVAVFWGYLDGEELSIIQLFAGSIILLGVYLVNKKK encoded by the coding sequence ATGAATCTTCAACAAAAAAAATGGTTGTATTTAGGAATGCTTTCTTTGGTTTGGGGAAGTTCTTTTATATTGATGAAAAAAGCATTAATAGGTTTAACACCTATTCAAGTGGGTGCTTTAAGAATGGTAATTGCTGCTATTTTTTTAATGTTGATAGGTTTTAAGAGTTTAAAACAAATTCAGAAAAGACATTATAAATTTATAATTTTAACCTCTTTTTTGAGTACTTTTTTTCCTGTTTTTCTATTTGCATATGCAGTTAACGGAATTGATAGTTCTATAGCTTCTATTTTAAATTCATTAACACCTTTTAATACCTTAATTTTTGGCGCTTTAATTTTTGGATATACTTTCAAAAAACAACAACTTATAGGAATATTTATTGGTTTAATTGGAACTGTTTTACTGATTTTAAATGGTGCAAACTTAAATCCAGATCAGAATTATTGGTTTGCCATTTTAGTAGTTCTTGCTTCTTTTGGATATGCTTTAAATGTAAATATTGTAAAGAAATATTTGCATGATATTAGTGCTTTAAGTATTGTAACTGGTAATTTTTTAGTGTTGATAATCCCTGCGTTTGTAGTGCTTTTATCTACTGATTTTTTTAGCACTTTCCAACCAACAGAAACAAGATTAACAGCTTTGGGTTATATTACAATTTTAGCAATCTTTGGTACAGGAATCGCAAAAATATTTTACAACAAAATGGTGCATTTAGCTTCGCCAGTTTTTGCCTCTTCTGTAACTTATTTAATTCCAATTGTGGCAGTTTTCTGGGGATATTTAGATGGCGAAGAATTAAGTATTATTCAATTATTTGCTGGCTCAATTATTTTGTTAGGTGTTTATTTAGTGAATAAGAAGAAGTAG
- a CDS encoding M16 family metallopeptidase: protein MKKSILSLASAMLFVFATNAQKVEFEEYDLSNGMHVILHKDTSAPVVVTSVMYHVGAKDEQPGRTGMAHFFEHLLFEGTENIDKGEWFKIVSSNGGRNNANTTDDRTYYYEIFPSNKLELGLWMESERLLHPIIKQGGVDTQNEVVKEEKRLRVDNQPYSRFLEYVKENIFKKHPYKGTTIGKMADLDAATLEEFLAFNKKFYVPNNATLVVAGDIDVPAAKKMIQDYFGPIPRGEEVEKDFPQEDPITEAMTAKGYDPNIQIPAIMAAYRTPSMKTRDSRVLDMISSYLSTGRSSVLYKKLVDEKKMALQAGAINASQEDYGTYILYGLPQGETKLEDIIAEIDEEIVKMQTDLISEKDFQKLKNQFENNFVNSNSSVEGIASSLATFNVLYGDTNLINTEIDIFRSITREEIRDVAKKYLNPNQRLTLEYLPEAK, encoded by the coding sequence ATGAAGAAAAGTATTTTATCTCTTGCTTCTGCAATGTTATTTGTATTTGCTACAAATGCACAAAAAGTAGAGTTTGAAGAGTATGATTTAAGTAATGGAATGCACGTTATTTTACACAAAGACACTTCTGCTCCAGTTGTTGTAACTTCTGTAATGTATCATGTAGGCGCAAAAGACGAACAACCAGGAAGAACAGGTATGGCTCACTTTTTTGAACACTTGTTATTTGAAGGAACAGAAAACATCGATAAAGGTGAATGGTTTAAAATTGTATCTTCTAATGGAGGTAGAAATAATGCCAATACTACAGATGATAGAACGTATTATTATGAAATTTTCCCATCAAACAAATTAGAATTAGGACTTTGGATGGAATCTGAACGTTTATTACACCCAATTATTAAACAAGGTGGTGTTGATACGCAAAACGAAGTTGTAAAGGAAGAGAAAAGGTTACGTGTAGACAATCAACCTTATTCTCGTTTTTTAGAATATGTGAAAGAAAACATCTTTAAAAAACATCCTTATAAAGGAACTACTATTGGTAAAATGGCAGATTTAGATGCTGCTACTTTAGAAGAGTTTTTGGCTTTTAACAAAAAATTCTACGTACCAAATAATGCTACTTTGGTAGTTGCTGGAGATATTGATGTGCCTGCTGCAAAGAAAATGATTCAAGATTATTTTGGACCAATTCCTAGAGGAGAAGAAGTTGAAAAAGATTTTCCTCAAGAAGACCCAATAACTGAAGCAATGACTGCTAAAGGTTATGATCCAAATATTCAAATTCCAGCAATTATGGCTGCTTATAGAACGCCATCTATGAAAACTAGAGACTCTAGAGTTTTAGATATGATTTCTTCTTATTTAAGTACAGGAAGAAGTTCTGTTTTATACAAGAAGTTAGTTGACGAGAAAAAAATGGCATTACAAGCTGGTGCTATTAATGCAAGTCAAGAAGATTATGGAACGTATATTTTATATGGTTTACCTCAAGGTGAAACTAAATTAGAAGATATTATTGCAGAAATTGATGAAGAAATTGTAAAAATGCAAACAGATTTAATTTCAGAAAAAGATTTTCAGAAGTTAAAAAATCAATTTGAAAACAATTTTGTAAACTCAAACTCAAGTGTAGAAGGTATTGCAAGTTCTTTAGCTACTTTTAATGTTTTGTATGGAGATACAAACTTAATTAATACAGAAATTGATATTTTTAGATCAATTACTAGAGAAGAAATTAGAGACGTTGCTAAAAAATATTTAAATCCTAATCAGAGATTAACTTTAGAATATTTACCAGAAGCAAAATAA
- a CDS encoding M16 family metallopeptidase, translated as MKTKILSLVALFLTTFAINAQIDRSKMPEPGPDPVVKLGKPVKFTLDNGLKVIMVENHKLPRISANLTIDNKPYFEGEIAGVSGMMGSLLGRGTTNITKDEFNEKVDFYGANVSFFSSGAFASSLTKYFPEILGLMADGVKNSQFTQEEFEKEVNITLDGLKSNEKNVTSTARRVENVLTYGRNHPFGEFTSKESVGRITLKDVVNNYNTYYKPNNAYLVIEGDINPKEAKKLVTSLFADWQKGVIPAYTIPPTKNVATTEIDFINMDNAVQSEIAIINNVDLTLGDKDYYAALMASNILGGGGTARLFMNLREDKGYTYGSYSSLRQDRYAGSFRATASVRNMVTDSSVVELQKEINKMRYKKVSAEELANSKEEYIGGFVMDVQKPRTIANYALNIERYNLPEDFYENYIKNINAVTLDDVQNAAIKYFKGNKARIVITGKGIDVLKNLEKTDYVINYFDKEGNPTEKPAMTLPIPEGMTAANVVDNYVDAIGGKDKVMAVKSVMMVSNATIQGTPLVMTMKSATPNKTSMVISVMGNAMQKIIFDGEKGYQEARGQKMDMKPEEIEEAKKTMAPFADMAYKNGTLDRIEPIDGENFYVIVTDKKEIFYNVKTGLKAKEVETAKMPDGTEVQVPTTFSDYKAVNGIMFPHSVVMKSGPMDLNFEVKEIKINEGVTDADFK; from the coding sequence ATGAAAACAAAAATTTTATCATTAGTAGCACTGTTTTTAACTACGTTCGCTATTAATGCACAAATAGATAGAAGTAAAATGCCAGAACCAGGACCAGATCCTGTTGTAAAGTTAGGTAAACCAGTTAAGTTTACTTTAGATAATGGTTTGAAAGTAATTATGGTAGAAAACCATAAATTACCAAGAATTTCTGCAAACTTAACAATCGACAATAAGCCTTATTTTGAAGGTGAAATTGCTGGAGTTTCTGGAATGATGGGAAGTTTATTAGGTAGAGGAACTACAAACATCACCAAAGACGAATTCAACGAAAAAGTAGATTTCTATGGTGCAAATGTTAGCTTTTTTAGTTCAGGTGCTTTTGCATCTTCTTTAACAAAATATTTTCCAGAAATTTTAGGATTGATGGCAGATGGAGTTAAGAACTCTCAATTTACTCAAGAAGAATTCGAAAAAGAAGTTAATATTACTTTAGATGGTTTAAAATCTAACGAAAAAAATGTTACTTCTACTGCAAGAAGAGTAGAAAATGTTTTGACTTATGGTAGAAATCATCCTTTTGGAGAATTCACATCAAAAGAAAGTGTAGGTAGAATTACATTAAAAGATGTTGTAAATAATTATAATACTTACTACAAACCAAACAATGCTTACTTAGTTATTGAAGGAGACATCAATCCTAAAGAAGCAAAAAAATTAGTTACTTCTTTATTTGCAGATTGGCAAAAAGGTGTAATACCTGCTTACACAATTCCACCAACAAAAAATGTAGCTACAACAGAAATCGATTTTATTAATATGGATAATGCAGTACAATCTGAAATTGCAATTATTAATAATGTAGATTTAACTTTAGGCGATAAAGATTATTATGCAGCTTTAATGGCTAGTAATATTCTTGGTGGTGGAGGAACTGCTCGTTTATTTATGAACCTAAGAGAAGATAAAGGCTATACGTATGGTTCTTATTCTAGCTTAAGACAGGATAGATATGCAGGTTCTTTTAGAGCAACTGCAAGTGTTAGAAACATGGTTACTGATAGTTCTGTGGTTGAGTTACAGAAAGAAATCAATAAAATGAGATACAAAAAAGTATCCGCAGAAGAATTAGCAAATTCTAAAGAAGAATATATTGGTGGTTTTGTGATGGATGTTCAAAAACCAAGAACTATTGCCAATTATGCTTTAAATATTGAGCGTTATAATTTACCAGAAGATTTTTATGAAAATTACATTAAAAATATAAATGCTGTTACTTTAGATGATGTTCAGAATGCAGCTATTAAATATTTTAAAGGTAACAAAGCTAGAATTGTAATTACAGGAAAAGGAATTGATGTTCTTAAAAATCTTGAAAAAACAGATTATGTAATTAACTATTTCGATAAAGAAGGAAACCCAACAGAAAAGCCAGCAATGACGTTGCCAATTCCAGAAGGAATGACTGCTGCAAATGTTGTAGACAACTATGTTGATGCCATTGGTGGTAAAGATAAAGTGATGGCTGTAAAATCTGTAATGATGGTTTCTAATGCAACTATTCAAGGAACTCCTTTAGTAATGACAATGAAATCTGCTACACCAAATAAAACTTCAATGGTTATTTCTGTGATGGGAAATGCAATGCAAAAAATAATTTTTGATGGTGAAAAAGGATATCAAGAAGCTAGAGGTCAAAAAATGGATATGAAGCCAGAAGAAATTGAAGAAGCGAAGAAGACAATGGCTCCTTTTGCAGATATGGCTTACAAAAATGGTACATTAGATAGAATTGAACCAATTGATGGTGAAAACTTCTACGTTATTGTAACTGATAAAAAAGAAATTTTTTACAATGTTAAAACTGGTTTAAAAGCTAAGGAAGTTGAAACTGCAAAAATGCCTGATGGAACTGAAGTTCAAGTTCCAACAACATTTAGCGATTATAAAGCTGTAAATGGAATTATGTTTCCTCATTCTGTGGTTATGAAATCAGGACCAATGGATTTAAATTTCGAAGTAAAAGAAATTAAAATAAATGAAGGTGTTACTGACGCTGATTTTAAATAA